The Paraburkholderia sp. SOS3 genome includes a region encoding these proteins:
- a CDS encoding c-type cytochrome translates to MELRVSSRRIFRPLLALLLIGSAGVYSAAKAQTQPKAPDTMEARVQGCTACHGTHGQGTDNDYFPRLAGKPADYLYNQLQNFREGRRKYPPMNYLVTYLSDDYLHQIATYFSQQRPPYPPPNKPNVSDATLERGRQIVLNGDPGKQIPACAACHGKALTGMEPAIPGLVGLHSDYISAQLGAWRSGTRHAIAPDCMHTIATRLTDDDVNAVASWLATQQAPQNPVPAPANSLKTPLACGSEPQ, encoded by the coding sequence ATGGAGTTACGCGTGTCTTCAAGACGCATTTTCCGCCCGCTGCTCGCGCTTCTGTTGATTGGCAGTGCAGGCGTCTATAGCGCTGCGAAAGCGCAGACTCAGCCCAAAGCCCCCGATACGATGGAAGCGCGCGTGCAGGGCTGCACGGCATGTCACGGCACGCATGGCCAGGGCACCGACAACGATTACTTCCCGCGTCTAGCGGGCAAGCCGGCGGACTACCTGTACAACCAGCTGCAGAACTTCCGCGAAGGGCGCCGCAAGTACCCGCCGATGAACTACCTCGTCACGTACCTCTCGGACGACTACCTGCATCAGATCGCCACGTACTTCTCGCAGCAACGCCCGCCGTACCCGCCGCCCAACAAGCCGAACGTGTCCGACGCAACGCTCGAGCGCGGCCGTCAGATCGTGCTGAACGGCGATCCGGGCAAGCAGATTCCCGCCTGCGCGGCGTGCCACGGCAAGGCGCTCACCGGTATGGAACCGGCTATTCCGGGCCTCGTCGGCCTGCACTCGGACTACATCAGCGCGCAGCTCGGCGCCTGGCGTTCGGGCACGCGTCACGCGATCGCGCCTGACTGCATGCACACCATCGCCACGCGTCTCACCGACGACGACGTGAACGCCGTCGCCTCCTGGCTCGCCACGCAGCAGGCCCCGCAAAACCCTGTGCCGGCTCCGGCCAACTCGTTGAAGACTCCGCTTGCCTGCGGCAGCGAACCGCAATAA
- a CDS encoding CopD family protein, whose amino-acid sequence MTMSGLWIGQVALAALMNIAFAFAVGTALLAAWLAKDAQAKVAPARPAWLRAQRSMQTAAIVLVLADLGWLLYASASMGGVSLPAALGVVPTVLAQTHAGYAWLVAFGGAVLLLLTSLASHDGALRNALLWLAVIAIAAGKASLGHAADAGAVSPAVGIQTLHVLAATVWGGLVLAAGLAVVPALGASVARGVLIRTATQVSNLSFAAVVFVLLTGVFNAVQGAGGTFAAIGYTTWGHVLTLKLALVALALVIGALNRFSALPRLRRTASTMDAHTFANLLHLEALLMIGVFAAAAVLADSVPGFVALG is encoded by the coding sequence ATGACGATGAGCGGACTCTGGATCGGGCAGGTTGCCCTCGCCGCGCTGATGAACATCGCGTTTGCCTTCGCGGTCGGCACCGCGCTGCTCGCCGCATGGCTCGCCAAAGACGCGCAGGCGAAGGTCGCGCCCGCGCGGCCCGCGTGGTTGCGTGCGCAACGGTCGATGCAGACTGCGGCGATCGTGCTCGTGCTCGCCGATCTCGGCTGGCTGCTGTATGCGTCGGCTTCGATGGGCGGCGTGAGTCTGCCGGCCGCGCTCGGCGTCGTGCCGACCGTGCTCGCGCAGACGCACGCGGGCTATGCCTGGCTCGTCGCATTCGGCGGCGCGGTGCTGTTGTTGCTGACGTCGCTGGCGAGCCACGACGGCGCATTGCGCAACGCGCTGCTGTGGCTCGCGGTGATCGCGATCGCGGCGGGCAAGGCGTCGCTCGGTCATGCGGCCGATGCGGGGGCCGTGTCGCCGGCGGTCGGCATCCAGACGCTGCATGTGCTGGCCGCGACCGTGTGGGGCGGTCTCGTGCTCGCGGCGGGGTTGGCGGTGGTGCCGGCGCTCGGCGCGTCGGTGGCGCGCGGCGTGCTGATTCGCACGGCGACGCAGGTGTCGAACCTATCGTTCGCGGCGGTTGTGTTCGTGCTGCTGACGGGTGTGTTCAATGCCGTGCAGGGGGCGGGCGGAACGTTTGCCGCGATCGGGTACACGACGTGGGGCCATGTGTTGACATTGAAGCTCGCGCTCGTTGCGCTGGCGCTCGTGATCGGGGCGTTGAACCGCTTCTCCGCATTGCCGAGGCTGCGCCGTACCGCGTCGACGATGGACGCGCACACGTTTGCGAATCTGCTTCATCTCGAAGCGCTGCTGATGATCGGCGTTTTCGCGGCCGCGGCGGTGCTCGCCGATAGCGTGCCGGGGTTCGTTGCGCTGGGCTAG
- a CDS encoding YodC family protein yields MPHTTPYQTGDVFRLKSGGRPMTATWVGPVAFAPGIWLICEWFDASGKPQQGMFDAATLEPIVHA; encoded by the coding sequence GTGCCGCACACTACGCCATACCAAACCGGGGATGTCTTCAGGCTCAAATCGGGCGGCCGCCCGATGACGGCCACGTGGGTCGGGCCGGTCGCGTTCGCACCGGGCATCTGGCTGATCTGCGAATGGTTCGATGCGTCGGGTAAGCCGCAGCAGGGCATGTTCGACGCCGCGACGCTCGAGCCAATCGTTCACGCATGA
- the dgoD gene encoding galactonate dehydratase, whose protein sequence is MKITRIETFIVPPRWCFVKIETDEGIVGWGEPVVEGRAHTVATAVDELSDYLIGKDPRLIEDHWQVMYRAGFYRGGPITMSAIAGVDQALWDIKGKFHGVPVHTLLGGQVRDRIKVYSWIGGDRPSDVANNARAVVERGFQAVKMNGSEELQIVDTFDKVQGVIDNVRAVREAVGPNVGIGVDFHGRVHKPMAKVLAKELDPFKLMFIEEPVLSENVEALRDIVNQTSTPIALGERLYSRWDFKHILAGGYVDIIQPDASHAGGITECRKIASMAEAYDVALALHCPLGPIALATCLQIDAVSYNAFIQEQSLGIHYNQGNDLLDYIRNPEVFRYEGGYVSIPQGPGLGIEVNEEKVREMAKLGHRWRNPVWRHTDGSVAEW, encoded by the coding sequence ATGAAAATCACCCGCATCGAAACCTTCATCGTCCCGCCGCGCTGGTGCTTCGTGAAGATCGAAACCGACGAGGGCATCGTCGGCTGGGGTGAGCCCGTCGTCGAAGGGCGCGCGCATACGGTCGCCACGGCCGTCGACGAGCTGTCCGACTATCTGATCGGCAAAGATCCGCGCCTGATCGAAGACCACTGGCAGGTCATGTACCGCGCGGGCTTCTATCGCGGCGGACCGATTACGATGAGCGCGATCGCCGGCGTCGACCAAGCGCTGTGGGACATCAAGGGCAAGTTTCACGGCGTGCCCGTGCATACGCTGCTTGGCGGCCAGGTGCGCGACCGCATCAAGGTCTATTCGTGGATCGGCGGCGACCGGCCGAGCGACGTCGCGAACAATGCGCGCGCCGTCGTCGAGCGCGGCTTCCAGGCCGTCAAGATGAACGGCTCGGAAGAGTTGCAGATCGTCGACACGTTCGACAAGGTTCAAGGCGTCATCGACAACGTGCGCGCGGTACGTGAGGCGGTGGGCCCGAACGTCGGCATCGGCGTCGACTTCCACGGCCGCGTGCACAAGCCGATGGCGAAGGTGCTCGCGAAAGAGCTCGATCCGTTCAAGCTGATGTTCATCGAAGAACCGGTGCTGTCGGAAAACGTCGAGGCGCTGCGCGATATCGTGAACCAGACGAGCACGCCGATCGCGCTCGGCGAGCGTCTGTACTCGCGCTGGGACTTCAAGCACATTCTCGCGGGCGGCTACGTCGACATCATCCAGCCCGACGCGTCGCACGCGGGCGGCATCACCGAGTGCCGCAAGATCGCTTCGATGGCCGAAGCCTATGACGTCGCGCTTGCGCTGCACTGCCCGCTCGGTCCGATCGCGCTCGCAACGTGCCTGCAGATCGATGCGGTCAGCTACAACGCGTTCATCCAGGAACAGAGCCTCGGCATCCACTACAACCAGGGCAACGACCTGCTCGATTACATCAGGAATCCGGAAGTTTTCAGGTACGAAGGCGGCTATGTGTCGATTCCGCAGGGCCCGGGCCTTGGCATCGAAGTGAACGAAGAGAAGGTGCGCGAGATGGCGAAGCTCGGCCACCGCTGGCGCAACCCGGTGTGGCGCCACACGGACGGCAGCGTCGCCGAGTGGTAA
- a CDS encoding FadR/GntR family transcriptional regulator — MQRDLHGRVAHQLATAILRGDYAPASTLPREAELMEAFGVSRTVLREALRTLTSKGLIESRPRVGTRVRQRDAWNLLDVDVLDWYSRVAPPVDFALKLQEMREMIEPYAAGLAAASRSEASFVALDTAHAAMVAARNVDEWVRADLEFHLSVLQACGNELLIPLGTLIERTLEAQLRLNAKRADVFNASLAEHSAVFEAIRDRDAQRARDAMAALLGVTRARIEA, encoded by the coding sequence ATTCAGCGAGATCTGCACGGCCGCGTCGCGCATCAGCTCGCGACAGCCATCCTGCGCGGCGACTATGCGCCCGCATCCACGCTGCCGCGCGAGGCCGAGCTGATGGAGGCGTTCGGCGTGAGCCGCACGGTGCTGCGCGAAGCGCTGCGCACGCTGACCTCGAAGGGGCTGATCGAATCGCGGCCGCGCGTCGGCACGCGCGTGCGGCAAAGGGATGCGTGGAATCTGCTCGATGTCGACGTGCTGGACTGGTACTCGCGCGTCGCGCCGCCCGTCGACTTCGCGCTGAAGCTGCAGGAAATGCGCGAAATGATCGAACCGTATGCGGCGGGGCTTGCGGCCGCATCGCGCAGCGAGGCGTCGTTTGTTGCGCTCGACACCGCGCACGCGGCGATGGTCGCGGCGCGCAATGTCGACGAATGGGTGCGCGCGGACCTCGAATTTCACCTGAGCGTGCTGCAAGCGTGCGGCAACGAGTTGCTGATTCCGCTCGGCACGCTGATCGAGCGCACGCTCGAAGCGCAATTGCGGCTCAATGCGAAGCGGGCGGACGTGTTCAACGCGTCGCTTGCTGAACATAGCGCGGTGTTCGAAGCGATCCGCGATCGCGATGCGCAGCGTGCGCGCGATGCGATGGCGGCGCTGCTCGGCGTCACGCGCGCGCGGATCGAAGCGTGA
- a CDS encoding LysR family transcriptional regulator produces MGASVQPEDLAFFSVLAGRGSLTATARELGVTTAAVSKHLAQMEARAGVALVNRTTRRMSLTAEGEIYLSHARRILGEMDELAQLLGGARAAPKGLLRVNATLGFGRSHVAPVISRFVQRYPDVDMQLQLSVDPPPISSDAYDVCIRFGEPPDARVIARRIAPNRRLLCASPVYFKRHDMPKTPADLAHHNCIGIRQGDDGYGIWRLTSGRGAAQKTTTVRVRGNLTTNDGEIAVKWALEGHGILMRAEWDIVDYLKSGALVPVLPEYRTPDADIFAVYSPLHQMSARVRVFIEFLTAELGE; encoded by the coding sequence ATGGGCGCATCGGTGCAACCTGAAGACCTCGCGTTTTTCTCCGTGCTCGCGGGGCGCGGCAGCCTGACCGCGACCGCGCGCGAACTCGGCGTCACCACGGCCGCCGTCAGCAAGCATCTTGCGCAGATGGAAGCGCGCGCGGGTGTCGCGCTCGTCAATCGCACGACGCGCCGCATGAGTCTCACGGCCGAAGGCGAGATTTATCTATCGCACGCACGGCGCATTCTTGGCGAGATGGATGAGCTCGCGCAGTTGCTCGGCGGCGCGCGAGCCGCGCCGAAGGGGCTGTTGCGCGTGAATGCGACGCTCGGCTTCGGCCGCAGCCATGTCGCCCCTGTGATTTCCCGCTTCGTGCAGCGTTATCCCGACGTCGACATGCAATTGCAGTTATCGGTCGACCCGCCGCCGATCAGCAGCGATGCCTACGACGTCTGCATCCGCTTCGGCGAGCCGCCCGATGCGCGCGTCATCGCGCGGCGCATTGCGCCGAACCGCCGCCTCTTATGCGCGTCGCCCGTGTATTTCAAGCGTCACGACATGCCGAAAACGCCGGCCGATCTCGCGCATCACAACTGCATCGGCATTCGCCAGGGCGACGATGGCTATGGCATCTGGCGTCTGACGAGCGGCCGCGGCGCGGCGCAGAAAACAACGACCGTGCGCGTGCGCGGCAACCTCACGACCAACGACGGCGAGATCGCGGTGAAGTGGGCGCTCGAAGGCCACGGCATCCTGATGCGCGCGGAGTGGGACATCGTCGACTATCTGAAGAGCGGTGCGCTCGTGCCCGTGCTGCCCGAGTATCGAACGCCCGATGCCGATATCTTCGCCGTGTACTCGCCGCTGCATCAGATGTCGGCGCGCGTGCGCGTGTTTATCGAGTTTTTGACGGCGGAACTGGGCGAATAG
- a CDS encoding tartrate dehydrogenase, with product MKTYRIATIPGDGIGKEVVPAGQQVLKALAARSDTFRFEFEDFDWGGDYYRKHGVMMPADGLDALRDKDAILFGSAGDPQIPDHITLWGLRLKICQGFDQYANVRPTRILPGIDAPLKRCKPADLDWVIVRENSEGEYAGIGGRAHQGHPIEVATDVSIMTRAGVERVLRFAFRLAQSRPRKLLTVITKSNAQRHAMVMWDEIAGQVAREFPDVKWDKELVDAATARMVNRPASLDTIVATNLHADILSDLAAALAGSLGIAPTANLDPERRYPSMFEPIHGSAFDIMGKGLANPVGTFWSVVMMLDHLGEADAAKLVMNAIEHVTANPSLHTGDLGGDATTVQVTNAVCKHIAAHARAAVTA from the coding sequence ATGAAGACCTATCGCATCGCAACGATTCCCGGCGACGGCATCGGCAAGGAAGTGGTGCCCGCGGGCCAGCAGGTTCTCAAAGCGCTGGCTGCCCGCAGCGACACGTTCCGCTTCGAATTCGAAGACTTCGACTGGGGCGGCGACTATTACCGCAAGCATGGCGTGATGATGCCGGCCGACGGGCTCGACGCACTGCGCGACAAGGACGCGATTCTGTTCGGCTCGGCCGGCGACCCGCAGATTCCCGATCACATCACGCTGTGGGGCTTACGCCTGAAGATCTGCCAGGGCTTCGACCAGTACGCGAACGTGCGGCCGACGCGCATCCTGCCCGGCATCGACGCGCCGCTCAAGCGCTGCAAGCCTGCCGATCTCGACTGGGTGATCGTGCGCGAGAATTCGGAAGGCGAGTACGCGGGGATTGGCGGCCGCGCGCATCAGGGCCATCCGATCGAAGTCGCCACGGACGTGTCGATCATGACGCGCGCCGGCGTCGAACGCGTGCTGCGCTTTGCGTTCCGGCTCGCGCAATCGCGTCCGCGCAAGCTGCTGACGGTGATCACGAAGAGCAACGCGCAGCGTCACGCGATGGTGATGTGGGACGAGATCGCCGGGCAGGTTGCGCGCGAGTTCCCCGATGTGAAGTGGGACAAGGAACTCGTCGATGCGGCGACCGCGCGCATGGTGAACCGTCCTGCGTCGCTCGACACGATCGTCGCGACGAATCTGCACGCGGACATTCTGAGCGATCTCGCTGCCGCGCTCGCGGGCAGCCTCGGCATCGCGCCGACCGCGAACCTCGACCCGGAGCGCCGCTACCCGTCGATGTTCGAGCCGATTCACGGTTCGGCATTCGACATCATGGGCAAGGGCCTCGCGAATCCGGTCGGCACGTTCTGGTCGGTCGTGATGATGCTCGACCATCTTGGCGAAGCCGACGCGGCGAAGCTCGTGATGAACGCGATCGAGCACGTGACCGCGAACCCGTCGTTGCACACGGGCGACCTCGGCGGCGACGCGACGACTGTGCAAGTCACGAACGCGGTCTGCAAACACATCGCCGCCCACGCGCGCGCGGCCGTCACGGCCTGA
- a CDS encoding tetratricopeptide repeat protein, with protein sequence MAHSAQPAAGVDERNAEASARRHSDIEKTIAILFAALDDDPLNTGLHAALADSLREAGNETGYLAHRIAVETSNAIIAAATASGASADAIADMRSALPLYNLATSYYMRGDHTAALHWFEHTLAIEPDLAIAHQNLAAVLDALDRPDDAQHHRTRAYTLQRVYVEAADRAPRRVLILCAGRTSGNVPFDTLLPVQTSHRIKYAIDCANEVEDFQLPRYDLVFNAIGEPDVAQPLLSRLETFARRCGRPLLNRPAAVMQTRRDVLPELLADLDDVLSAPCMRIDRPPVSRDELALQIDRGRVGFPLLLRPLAKHGGEGVSLHRSIDTLWPDVQGLNAPCYLTMFRNYRSADGHFRKYRSILIDRKPYPYHLAIGPEWMVHYFSAGMTSQTWKLEEERRFLEDPHGSLGERAMHALEAIGAKLDLDYAGIDYTLLDDGRVLVFEANATMLVHREVAGGMLAHKNVFVERIVEAFEQMQAARTRT encoded by the coding sequence ATGGCGCATTCCGCGCAACCCGCCGCTGGGGTCGATGAGCGCAACGCTGAAGCATCGGCACGCAGGCATTCAGATATCGAGAAAACGATCGCGATACTCTTCGCCGCGCTCGACGACGATCCGCTGAATACCGGCTTGCACGCCGCCCTCGCCGACTCGTTGCGCGAGGCCGGCAACGAGACGGGCTACCTCGCGCATCGAATCGCGGTGGAGACGTCGAACGCGATCATCGCGGCGGCCACCGCGTCCGGCGCGAGCGCCGATGCGATCGCCGACATGCGCTCGGCACTGCCGCTCTACAATCTCGCGACCTCGTACTACATGCGAGGCGACCATACGGCCGCGCTGCACTGGTTCGAACACACGCTCGCGATCGAACCGGACCTGGCGATCGCGCATCAGAACCTCGCGGCAGTGCTGGACGCGCTCGATCGTCCCGACGATGCGCAGCACCATCGCACCCGCGCTTATACACTGCAGCGCGTGTACGTCGAAGCAGCGGATCGCGCGCCGCGCCGCGTGCTGATTCTGTGTGCGGGCCGCACCTCGGGCAATGTGCCGTTCGATACGCTGCTGCCCGTGCAAACGAGTCACCGCATCAAATACGCAATCGACTGCGCGAACGAAGTCGAAGACTTTCAGCTGCCGCGCTACGACCTCGTGTTCAACGCGATCGGCGAGCCGGATGTGGCGCAGCCGCTGCTGAGTCGCCTCGAGACGTTCGCGCGCCGCTGCGGACGCCCGCTGCTGAATCGCCCCGCGGCGGTCATGCAGACGCGGCGCGATGTGCTGCCCGAGTTGCTGGCCGATCTCGACGACGTGCTGAGCGCGCCGTGCATGCGTATCGATCGACCGCCCGTGTCGCGCGACGAGCTCGCTCTTCAGATCGATCGGGGCCGCGTCGGTTTTCCGCTGCTGCTGCGGCCGCTCGCAAAGCATGGCGGCGAAGGCGTCTCGCTGCATCGGTCGATCGATACGTTGTGGCCCGACGTTCAGGGGCTCAATGCGCCGTGCTACCTGACGATGTTCCGCAATTACCGCAGCGCGGACGGCCACTTCCGCAAGTACCGGAGCATCCTCATCGATCGCAAGCCGTATCCGTACCATCTGGCGATCGGCCCGGAGTGGATGGTCCACTACTTCTCGGCCGGCATGACGTCGCAGACGTGGAAACTCGAAGAAGAACGCCGCTTTCTGGAAGACCCGCACGGGTCGCTCGGTGAGCGCGCGATGCACGCGCTCGAGGCGATCGGCGCAAAGCTCGACCTCGACTACGCGGGCATCGACTACACGCTGCTCGACGACGGGCGCGTGCTCGTTTTCGAAGCGAACGCGACGATGCTCGTGCATCGCGAAGTGGCGGGCGGCATGCTGGCGCACAAGAACGTGTTCGTCGAGCGCATCGTCGAGGCGTTCGAGCAGATGCAGGCGGCGCGTACGCGCACGTAG
- the serC gene encoding 3-phosphoserine/phosphohydroxythreonine transaminase, with amino-acid sequence MKFNALNFSGGPGALPETVLAQTRDAIVALPDTGMSVLGMSHRSEWFRSVLEEAEMNIRHLLGLSSDYAITFLQGGSSLLFATIPMNFAARAAAAPDYVTSGYWSAKATAEAAKVTKRNIVWDGKHTGYRQLPDLRTLDVAPSAAYLHYVSNETVEGLQFDPCDIGDIAAPLIADMSSDFLSKPFRSDAYSMIYAHAQKNLGPAGVTVAVIRRSLLDRIPDGLPAILDFRTHVLHSSNYNTPPVFAIYVLMLVTRWLRFDIGGLHAMQRINEQKSKRLYATLDALGDAVTIHADPRWRSQMNVSFTFGDKRLDQALIAAARDHGIVGLEGHRSVGGLRASLYNAVTEDAVESLCLALNEFAVQHV; translated from the coding sequence ATGAAATTTAATGCTCTGAATTTCTCCGGCGGCCCCGGCGCGCTGCCTGAAACCGTGCTTGCGCAAACGCGCGATGCGATCGTCGCGCTTCCGGATACCGGCATGTCGGTGCTCGGCATGAGCCACCGGTCCGAATGGTTTCGCTCGGTGCTCGAAGAAGCCGAAATGAACATACGGCACCTGCTCGGCCTCTCGAGCGACTATGCGATTACGTTTTTGCAGGGCGGCAGCAGCCTGCTGTTCGCGACGATCCCGATGAATTTCGCCGCCCGCGCGGCCGCGGCGCCCGACTATGTGACCTCCGGCTACTGGAGCGCGAAAGCGACCGCCGAAGCCGCGAAGGTGACGAAGCGCAACATCGTGTGGGACGGCAAGCATACCGGTTACAGGCAATTGCCCGATCTGCGAACGCTCGACGTCGCGCCGTCGGCCGCCTATCTGCATTACGTGTCGAACGAAACAGTTGAGGGCCTGCAGTTCGATCCTTGCGACATCGGCGATATCGCGGCGCCGCTGATCGCCGACATGTCTTCCGATTTCCTGTCGAAGCCGTTTCGCAGCGACGCGTATTCGATGATCTACGCGCACGCGCAGAAAAACCTCGGGCCGGCCGGCGTCACCGTTGCGGTAATCCGGCGCAGCTTGCTCGACCGCATTCCCGACGGGCTGCCCGCGATTCTCGATTTCCGCACTCACGTTCTGCACAGTTCGAACTACAACACGCCGCCTGTCTTCGCGATTTACGTGCTGATGCTCGTGACGCGGTGGCTGCGCTTCGACATCGGCGGCCTGCATGCGATGCAGCGCATCAACGAACAGAAGTCGAAGCGCCTGTACGCGACACTCGACGCGCTCGGAGATGCGGTCACGATTCATGCCGACCCGCGTTGGCGCTCGCAGATGAACGTCTCGTTCACGTTCGGTGACAAACGGCTCGATCAGGCTTTGATTGCCGCAGCGCGGGATCACGGTATCGTCGGCCTCGAAGGGCATCGTTCTGTAGGCGGGTTACGCGCATCGCTCTATAACGCGGTCACCGAAGACGCGGTCGAATCGTTGTGCCTCGCACTAAACGAGTTCGCCGTGCAGCACGTTTGA
- a CDS encoding class I SAM-dependent methyltransferase, whose protein sequence is MEQDAFTAFERDGWERLAEAYKPRFGGVTRQSNGALLDALDVGAGTRFLDIATGPGYVAAAAARRGAHAVGVDFAQAMVDEARRDYPDVEFQRGSADALPFDDASFDAVGISFGLLHFADPDKALAEAFRVLKSGGRIAFTVWSMPDRALGFGFVLKAVETYGRLDVPLPPGPPFARFSDWSECERTLRATGFIEPRVVEVSQTLHTRAPDTAFHMMLHGGVRMGALLKLQTPEARESIEKSVLEDCAPYRNGDDIRVPLPCVLASAKKP, encoded by the coding sequence ATGGAACAGGACGCCTTCACCGCATTCGAACGCGACGGCTGGGAGCGACTCGCCGAGGCGTATAAGCCGCGTTTCGGTGGGGTGACGAGGCAATCGAACGGCGCGTTGCTCGACGCACTCGATGTCGGCGCGGGAACGCGTTTTCTCGATATCGCGACGGGGCCCGGCTATGTCGCCGCAGCGGCGGCGCGCCGCGGCGCGCATGCGGTCGGCGTCGATTTCGCGCAGGCCATGGTCGATGAAGCGAGGCGCGACTATCCCGATGTCGAATTTCAGCGCGGCAGCGCCGATGCGCTGCCGTTCGACGATGCGAGCTTCGACGCGGTCGGCATCAGCTTCGGTCTGTTGCACTTTGCGGATCCGGACAAGGCGCTCGCCGAAGCGTTTCGCGTATTGAAAAGCGGCGGACGAATCGCGTTTACGGTCTGGTCGATGCCCGATCGCGCGCTTGGCTTCGGCTTCGTGCTAAAGGCTGTGGAGACATACGGACGTCTGGACGTGCCGCTGCCGCCGGGGCCGCCGTTCGCGCGCTTTAGCGACTGGAGCGAATGCGAACGCACCTTGCGGGCAACCGGTTTTATCGAACCTCGCGTGGTCGAAGTGAGTCAGACATTGCACACGCGCGCGCCCGACACGGCATTTCACATGATGTTGCACGGCGGCGTGCGTATGGGCGCGCTGCTCAAGTTGCAGACGCCCGAAGCGCGCGAGTCGATCGAAAAGTCGGTGTTGGAAGACTGCGCGCCGTATCGAAACGGCGATGACATTCGCGTGCCTTTGCCTTGCGTACTGGCATCCGCGAAGAAGCCTTGA
- a CDS encoding ArsI/CadI family heavy metal resistance metalloenzyme, which produces MKRMHIHVSVENLTESIRFYSAMFGGIEPTVRKPDYCKWELSDPAVNFAISQRLARSGIDHFGIQVETEEELIEMRNRFALAEIAAEEETAAQCCYAVSDKSWTVDPQGVAWETFRTLEAAPAYGKSRHDSDPTDAAAANPDIDNDADTDAHTDPSSPNAPCCGPQQSAVTIAFRRRR; this is translated from the coding sequence ATGAAGCGTATGCACATTCACGTTTCAGTCGAAAATCTGACGGAAAGTATCCGTTTTTACAGTGCGATGTTCGGCGGCATCGAACCCACGGTGCGCAAGCCGGATTACTGCAAGTGGGAATTGTCGGACCCGGCGGTGAACTTTGCGATCTCGCAACGTCTTGCGCGCTCGGGCATCGATCATTTCGGTATTCAGGTCGAAACCGAAGAAGAACTGATCGAAATGCGCAACCGCTTCGCGCTGGCGGAGATCGCTGCTGAAGAAGAGACGGCGGCGCAATGTTGCTATGCGGTATCCGATAAATCGTGGACTGTCGATCCGCAAGGCGTCGCGTGGGAAACGTTTCGCACGCTGGAAGCGGCGCCGGCATACGGAAAATCGCGGCACGATAGCGACCCGACCGATGCGGCCGCTGCGAACCCCGACATCGATAACGATGCAGACACCGATGCCCACACCGACCCGTCGTCGCCGAACGCGCCGTGCTGCGGACCGCAGCAAAGCGCGGTGACGATCGCGTTCAGGCGCCGCCGTTAA